Proteins from a single region of Bogoriella caseilytica:
- a CDS encoding PPOX class F420-dependent oxidoreductase translates to MARSIATNTQASREELESFLRERHHAILLTHRASGGPQMSPVACGLDAEGRVVISTYPERAKIKNLRRDPRASLCVLSDDFGGAWVQVDGTAEVLDIPESIEPLVDYFRSISGEHPDWDEYREAMVTQGKSLIRVSIERWGPVATGGFPARLA, encoded by the coding sequence ATGGCGCGCTCCATAGCAACCAACACCCAGGCCTCCCGCGAAGAGCTCGAGAGTTTTCTCCGCGAGCGCCACCACGCCATCCTGCTCACCCACCGGGCCAGTGGTGGCCCTCAGATGAGCCCGGTGGCCTGCGGCCTCGATGCCGAAGGACGGGTGGTGATCTCCACGTACCCCGAGCGCGCGAAGATCAAGAATCTCCGGCGTGATCCGCGCGCCTCCCTCTGTGTGCTCTCCGATGACTTCGGTGGCGCATGGGTGCAGGTGGACGGCACTGCCGAAGTGCTGGATATCCCTGAATCCATCGAGCCGCTGGTTGACTACTTCCGCTCGATCTCCGGTGAGCACCCCGATTGGGACGAATACCGCGAGGCCATGGTGACGCAGGGCAAATCGCTGATCCGGGTGAGCATCGAGCGTTGGGGGCCAGTCGCCACCGGAGGTTTCCCCGCGAGGCTCGCCTGA
- the uxaC gene encoding glucuronate isomerase — MSWSLHPERALPSGELRPISREIYHAIADLPLVSMHGHVDVRAFAEDAAFPDPAQLLVVPDHYLVRMLVSQGVPLPALGIPPMDGAGPAGAPLETDPRAIWRRFCSHWALFRGTPTRYWLEHELIEIFGVTEEPSAESADRIFDEIAAALERPDFRPRALFQRFNLEILATTDGATDDLAAHRSLARQGWGERIVPTFRPDPLLHVNRPDWAGQLAALSQITGVDAHSYEGYLSALRQRRRDFRDAGARATDHGHLLADTTELSAEEATRIFAAALSGKVTAQEAQAFSGHMLFEMARMSCEDGLVMQLHPGSLRDHDRAVARRYGHDKGFDIPIHTEYTRALRPVLEAFGHHRGFRFIVFTLDETAYSRELAPLAGAYPAMRLGAPWWFLDSPEGMRRFRESATETAGFYNTTGFVDDTRAYASIPARHDLARRIDAGFLARLVAEHRMGLDEAIETAIDLSYHLPKAAYPALPH, encoded by the coding sequence ATGAGCTGGAGCCTGCACCCTGAGCGCGCACTGCCGTCCGGCGAGTTACGGCCGATTTCACGCGAGATCTACCACGCGATCGCCGACCTCCCCCTGGTCTCCATGCATGGTCACGTGGATGTGCGCGCCTTCGCCGAGGACGCGGCCTTCCCGGATCCGGCCCAGCTCCTGGTGGTCCCGGACCACTACCTGGTGCGCATGCTCGTCTCGCAGGGCGTGCCGCTCCCCGCGCTGGGCATCCCCCCGATGGACGGCGCGGGCCCGGCAGGCGCACCGCTGGAGACCGACCCGCGGGCGATCTGGCGGCGCTTCTGCAGCCACTGGGCGCTCTTCCGCGGAACACCTACGCGGTATTGGCTGGAACACGAGCTCATCGAGATCTTCGGCGTGACCGAGGAGCCGTCGGCGGAGAGCGCAGACCGCATCTTCGACGAGATCGCGGCAGCACTGGAGCGCCCGGACTTCCGGCCACGGGCGCTCTTCCAGCGCTTCAACCTCGAGATCCTCGCGACCACCGACGGCGCCACCGACGATCTCGCGGCCCACCGCTCCCTGGCCAGACAGGGATGGGGAGAGCGGATCGTGCCCACCTTCCGGCCGGACCCGCTCCTTCACGTCAACCGGCCGGATTGGGCAGGCCAGCTCGCCGCGCTCTCGCAGATCACCGGCGTGGACGCGCATTCCTACGAGGGCTACCTCTCCGCCCTGCGCCAGCGACGCCGGGACTTCCGCGACGCCGGGGCTCGCGCCACCGATCACGGGCACCTGCTGGCCGACACCACGGAGCTGAGCGCGGAGGAGGCCACCCGCATCTTTGCGGCCGCGCTCAGTGGCAAGGTCACGGCACAGGAGGCGCAGGCTTTCAGCGGGCACATGCTCTTCGAGATGGCGCGGATGTCCTGCGAGGACGGATTGGTCATGCAACTGCATCCGGGCTCCCTGCGCGACCACGACCGCGCCGTGGCGCGCCGCTACGGGCACGACAAGGGCTTCGACATTCCCATCCACACCGAATACACCCGGGCCTTGCGTCCCGTGCTGGAGGCCTTCGGCCACCATCGCGGCTTCCGGTTCATCGTGTTCACGCTGGACGAGACTGCCTACTCACGTGAGCTCGCCCCCCTCGCCGGGGCCTACCCGGCCATGCGCCTGGGAGCACCCTGGTGGTTCCTCGACTCGCCGGAGGGCATGCGGCGCTTCCGCGAATCCGCCACCGAGACCGCCGGCTTCTACAACACCACAGGCTTCGTCGATGACACCCGGGCCTATGCCTCGATCCCCGCGCGGCATGATCTCGCGCGACGCATCGACGCCGGGTTCCTGGCCCGGCTCGTGGCCGAGCACCGGATGGGGCTGGACGAGGCCATCGAGACCGCCATCGATCTGAGCTACCACCTGCCGAAGGCGGCCTACCCGGCGCTCCCGCACTAG